One region of Primulina tabacum isolate GXHZ01 chromosome 1, ASM2559414v2, whole genome shotgun sequence genomic DNA includes:
- the LOC142539999 gene encoding deSI-like protein At4g17486, producing MMEVVLNIYDVTNSGNEKTNNTIMQINKIFKDGIGLGGIFHSAVQVYGDEEWSFGFCEHGTGVFSCPSTKNPMYTFRESIKLGATAFSISKVNQILRELSREWPGYSYDLLSKNCNHFCDVLCERLGVPKLPGWVNRFANAGDTAVEIAGNTASRFRQAKAEIATASKVAYRFLAGVASNNQINSPNSPGDNSNRGSPRFQSAWFKNLMSSGAKPTGGLEQENQDEDVSHQRQRQEDHLRSNSRNDI from the exons ATGATGGAGGTGGTTCTCAATATATACGACGTGACGAATAGTGGGAATGAGAAAACGAACAATACGATTATGCAGATCAACAAGATTTTCAAAGATGGGATTGGGCTCGGTGGCATCTTCCACAGCGCTGTTCAG GTTTATGGTGATGAGGAATGGTCATTCGGGTTCTGTGAACATGGCACTGGAGTGTTTAGCTGTCCATCAACAAAGAATCCTATGTATACGTTTCGTGAAAGCATTAAACTTGGCGCGACAGCATTCTCTATCTCTAAGGTCAATCAGATCCTAAGAGAACTCAGTAGGGAGTGGCCCGGATACTCGTATGATTTGTTATCTAAAAACTGCAATCATTTCTGTGATGTGCTTTGTGAAAGACTCGGCGTGCCAAAGCTTCCAG GTTGGGTAAACAGGTTTGCAAATGCAGGGGATACCGCTGTAGAAATAGCTGGAAACACTGCCTCTCGA TTTAGGCAAGCAAAAGCCGAAATTGCAACTGCTAGTAAGGTGGCATACCGGTTTTTAGCAGGAGTTGCTTCCAACAATCAGATCAACTCCCCAAACTCCCCTGGCGATAATTCTAACAGAGGAAGTCCTAGATTCCAATCTGCCTGGTTCAAGAACCTTATGTCATCTGGTGCTAAACCAACAGGTGGTTTGGAACAGGAAAATCAGGATGAAGATGTGAGCCACCAGCGACAGAGACAAGAAGACCATTTAAGATCAAACTCTCGAAATGATATCTGA
- the LOC142540006 gene encoding uncharacterized protein LOC142540006, with protein sequence MMECPKVAVGVKKAKKKQGKDEFDRIKQAEKKKRRLEKALATSAAIRLELEKKKQKKKEEQDRLDEEGAAIAEAVALHVLLGEDSDDSRSSILEDEGRNLWNLSINDGNFFGGRQSFLPYHNLSKYSLENIRLGSDACKNRAVSNHGGNSDLMVPPYPSVREFYPKWFEEECWGTVGLSVDYLAAQAVSSLKIADDAWVDTYVFNKMVRG encoded by the coding sequence ATGATGGAGTGTCCTAAGGTAGCAGTTGGTGTCAAGAAAGCCAAGAAGAAACAAGGGAAAGACGAATTTGATCGAATTAAGCAGGCCGAGAAGAAAAAGAGACGCTTGGAAAAGGCTTTGGCTACTTCTGCCGCCATACGTTTGGAACTTGAGAAAAAGAAGCAGAAGAAGAAAGAAGAGCAGGATAGGCTTGATGAAGAAGGTGCTGCAATAGCTGAAGCGGTTGCTCTACATGTCCTACTTGGTGAAGACTCGGATGATTCAAGAAGTTCAATCCTTGAGGACGAGGGGCGGAACTTGTGGAATCTTTCGATAAATGATGGCAACTTCTTTGGGGGAAGACAATCATTTCTTCCTTATCACAATTTGTCCAAATATTCACTTGAAAATATTCGTTTGGGTTCTGATGCTTGTAAAAATCGGGCTGTGTCCAATCATGGAGGAAATTCGGACTTGATGGTGCCACCTTATCCATCGGTAAGAGAATTTTACCCTAAATGGTTTGAAGAGGAATGTTGGGGCACTGTTGGTTTATCTGTGGACTATCTTGCTGCTCAGGCTGTTTCCTCCCTTAAAATAGCCGATGATGCGTGGGTAGACACTTATGTCTTCAACAAAATGGTCAGAGGGTGA
- the LOC142540014 gene encoding beta-carotene 3-hydroxylase, chloroplastic-like, which yields MAAGMSLFTSYRTVVHFKHTPPPFTSTTTPNLIFSPLQKFRRISRFKRSKKPDLTVCFVVEEEKLAAEGLVGSLEDDSTEESGEEREKEISTRWVAEKMARKRSERFTYLVAAVMSSFGITSMAVMAVYYRFAWQMEGGEVPYTEMFGTFALSFGAAVGMEFWARWAHEALWHASLWHMHESHHKPREGPFELNDVFAIINAVPAIALMAYGFFNKGLIPGLCFGAGLGITMFGIAYMFVHDGLVHKRFPVGPIANVPYFRRVASAHQLHHSEKFNGVPYGLFLGPKELEEVGGLEELEKEINRRIRLSKSL from the exons ATGGCCGCCGGAATGTCCCTTTTCACCAGCTACAGAACCGTAGTCCATTTCAAGCACACCCCACCCCCCTTCACCTCAACCACCACACCCAATTTAATCTTTTCCCCTCTCCAGAAATTTCGCAGGATTTCAAGGTTCAAGCGGAGCAAGAAACCCGATTTGACGGTTTGCTTCGTGGTGGAGGAGGAGAAATTGGCGGCGGAGGGATTAGTGGGCAGCTTGGAGGATGATTCGACCGAGGAGAGCGGAGAAGAGCGTGAGAAGGAAATCTCCACCCGGTGGGTGGCGGAGAAAATGGCGAGGAAGAGGTCGGAGAGGTTCACTTATCTGGTTGCGGCGGTTATGTCCAGTTTCGGAATCACTTCAATGGCGGTGATGGCTGTTTACTACAGATTCGCTTGGCAAATGGAG GGTGGAGAGGTACCTTACACAGAAATGTTTGGTACATTTGCTCTCTCTTTTGGGGCCGCT GTTGGAATGGAGTTCTGGGCAAGATGGGCACATGAAGCCTTGTGGCATGCTTCATTGTGGCACATGCACGAG TCTCACCATAAACCGAGAGAAGGGCCATTTGAGCTCAATGATGTGTTTGCTATCATTAACGCTGTTCCGGCCATTGCCCTGATGGCGTATGGGTTCTTCAACAAAGGCCTAATTCCTGGCCTCTGTTTTGGCGCT GGTCTTGGGATAACCATGTTTGGGATTGCCTACATGTTCGTCCACGATGGTCTCGTCCACAAGAGATTTCCTGTGGGGCCCATCGCAAATGTGCCCTATTTTAGGAGAGTAGCCTCTGCCCATCAG CTACATCATTCGGAGAAGTTCAACGGGGTCCCGTATGGGCTCTTCCTGGGACCCAAG GAACTTGAAGAGGTAGGAGGGCTTGAAGAGTTAGAGAAGGAAATCAACCGGAGAATTAGATTATCCAAGAGTTTGTGA
- the LOC142517746 gene encoding putative polygalacturonase: MGIHHFFHINFKVSKRSLICIILGFLCINAASAKSGGITNSKGTVDYKAINCRKHGASLADFGGKGDGKTSNTAVFKAAIANLSKVASDGGAQLVVPPGKWLTGSFSLISHFTLYLHKEAVLLASEEESEYPLIDPLPSYGRGRDAAGKRFQSLIFGTNLTDVVVAGGNGTIDGQGAIWWKKFKGKELNNTRPYLIEILYSNQVQISDLTLINSPSWHVHPTYCRDVIIEKLTILAPVDSPNTDGINPDSCTNTRIRDSYVVSGDDCIAVKSGWDEYGIKFGMPTQHLSIRNFTCISPDSAVIALGSEMSGGIQDVRAEEIYAINSQSGVRIKTAPGRGAYVKEIFVRNMNMNTMKYAFWMTGSYGSHPDEGYDPKAFPVIKNINYIDMVGKNVTIAGNLAGIQGHPFTGICISNVTIVMAKKKSSFFAEKPKKLPWNCTDISGTSNDVSPKPCGLLQDKKVECSFPADKLDIDNVELKTCSVSV, translated from the exons ATGGGAATTCACCATTTTTTCCACATAAATTTCAAG GTTTCGAAGAGATCTTTGATCTGTATCATTCTAGGGTTTCTTTGTATCAATGCAGCATCTGCAAAAAGCGGGGGAATCACAAACTCTAAAGGCACAGTGGATTATAAGGCCATAAACTGTCGAAAACACGGCGCAAGTTTGGCAGATTTTGGAGGTAAAGGAGATGGGAAAACGTCGAACACGGCGGTCTTTAAGGCGGCCATTGCTAATCTCAGCAAGGTTGCATCCGACGGCGGGGCTCAGCTGGTTGTGCCGCCGGGAAAATGGTTGACTGGGTCGTTCAGCCTCATCAGTCATTTCACTCTTTATTTACACAAAGAAGCTGTACTTCTTGCATCAGAG GAAGAGTCTGAGTACCCGTTGATCGATCCATTACCTTCATATGGACGAGGAAGAGATGCCGCGGGGAAGAGGTTTCAGAGTCTTATATTCGGAACTAATCTTACCGATGTTGTAGTGGCTG GAGGGAATGGAACAATAGATGGGCAGGGTGCCATATGGTGGAAAAAATTCAAGGGCAAGGAACTTAATAACACAAGACCATACCTCATTGAAATTCTTTATTCAAATCAAGTCCAAATTTCTGATTTAACGTTGATCAATTCTCCATCATGGCATGTTCATCCTACTTACTGCAG ggaTGTGATTATCGAGAAGTTAACGATTCTTGCACCAGTTGATTCTCCAAACACTGATGGGATCAATCCAG ATTCTTGCACCAACACTCGTATAAGAGACAGCTATGTCGTGTCGGGAGATGACTGCATAGCGGTTAAAAGCGGTTGGGATGAATACGGTATAAAATTCGGGATGCCAACACAACACCTGAGCATAAGAAACTTTACGTGCATTTCACCGGATAGTGCTGTCATCGCACTTGGGAGCGAAATGTCCGGGGGAATCCAGGACGTTCGAGCGGAAGAAATCTATGCCATTAACTCACAGTCTGGTGTTCGGATCAAAACCGCCCCTGGAAGAGGAGCCTATGTGAAAGAAATTTTTGTCaggaacatgaacatgaacacgaTGAAGTATGCTTTCTGGATGACTGGTTCATATGGTTCGCATCCCGATGAAGGGTACGACCCTAAGGCTTTTCCTGTGataaaaaacataaattatatcGATATGGTCGGAAAGAACGTAACTATAGCTGGGAATCTTGCTGGGATCCAGGGGCATCCCTTTACGGGTATCTGCATTTCTAATGTCACAATTGTGATGGCTAAGAAGAAATCCAGTTTTTTTGCTGAGAAACCGAAAAAGTTGCCCTGGAATTGTACGGATATCAGCGGTACGTCGAACGATGTGAGCCCGAAGCCCTGTGGTTTGTTGCAAGATAAGAAGGTTGAGTGTAGTTTCCCTGCCGATAAGCTAGATATTGATAATGTTGAGTTGAAGACATGTTCTGTTAGTGTATGA
- the LOC142540021 gene encoding small ribosomal subunit protein eS10z-like encodes MIIPEKNRREISKYLFQEGVCYAKKDFNLAKHPEIDVPNLQVIKLMQSFKSKEYVRETFAWMHYYWYLTNDGIEFLRTYLNLPSEIVPATLKKSAKPLGRPMGGPPGDRPRGPPRFEGDRPRFGDRDGYRGGPRGPPGEFDGDKGGAPADYQPAFRGAGGRPGFGRGSGGFGGAPPS; translated from the exons ATG ATTATCCCAGAGAAGAACCGGAGAGAGATCTCGAAGTATCTTTTCCAAG AGGGTGTGTGCTATGCGAAGAAGGATTTTAATCTCGCAAAGCATCCAGAAATCGATGTTCCCAATCTCCAGGTGATTAAGCTTATGCAGAGCTTCAAATCGAAGGAATACGTACGGGAGACTTTCGCATGGATGCATTATTATTGGTATCTTACCAATGATGGAATTGAGTTCTTGCGCACGTACCTCAACCTGCCATCAGAGATTGTGCCGGCTACACTGAAGAAGTCTGCCAAGCCACTGGGCCGACCGATGGGTGGTCCCCCAGGAGATAGACCTCG TGGACCTCCAAGGTTTGAGGGCGACAGACCTAGGTTTGGTGATAGAGATGGCTACCGTGGCGGTCCAAGAGGGCCACCAGGTGAATTTGATGGTGATAAAGGTGGTGCACCGGCTGACTACCAACCCGCCTTCAGG GGTGCTGGCGGACGTCCTGGATTTGGCCGAGGTTCTGGTGGCTTTGGTGGGGCGCCTCCTAGTTAA